The genome window GGAACAAAACCTTATTTGTTGATTGTTCTGGGACAGGAATTTAATGTGAATTCGTGGACTGATGTACTATTCTATACATTGCAGGTGGTTTCTGATCTTGCACCGGATAAATTGGAATTAATAGAAAATGATTATCCATCACTTTTGGGGAGGCGAGCAGACTTGTTTAGGCGTCCTAAAGAACTTTCAAATGGATATTATTATGAGGCAGGTTTGACTGCTGTTCATATATACAATTTCTGTAAGCAACTTGTTAACATAATGGAATTGTCTCAAGATGAATGGGATGTTGCGGTGGTAAATTCATAACGAGTGATAATAAATTAATAATACCATTCGATACAGCCCATAGGGCTCGGACAGTTGGAAAAGAATAAATCCAAATAGAACCAAAACATTTATACAAAACTGTATAGACTAATTTCAAATTTTGCGTTGAATGATTATATGTTTTGGAAAATTAATAATTTCGGATTTAGAGTTCAAACATATACACGATATAGTTCCTCCATCAGAAAATGTATTTGATTTTGTTATTGGAGTTTTAGAAAATTATTTGCGAAGTAGTGGAGGGAATGATGAAGAAATAAAAGTTATATATGAAGGATATGTAGATGATGGCAACGAATAAAAAAGGGATTGTATGATACATTTTAATGACGATAAGTTTATAGGGTTGAGATGAAAACAAGGAGAGGATATAATTGAATAAACATAGTCTTGAAGTTCCTTTATATTTAAATCAGAAAATCGTATTTGATTTATTGGCGTCTATTAATGATGGATTTACTCAGGTAACTAAGTTAAAAACAGCATCTGCTACAGACGGGAGTCTTAGTGGAACAGTAGAGGCTGATTTGGGGAACAAAAATATTTTTGCATTGCTGGGGGTTAAATTGTTGGACGGCAAATTGAAGGAGACATAAACGGCGAATTATTTTTCTGATTTTTATCCCGTTGACTGCGCAGTGCAACCTGCAAATGCATTCTTCTATCAAAAACGCGGCACGCTGTTGGCAACAGGGAGACTGCTCTGAAATACAAAGAGCTGTGGAATCCATTGTGGGATCCACAGCCCATGTAAAATTCGTAATCTTTCAAATATTATCAGCCAGGGCAGGCAGATACACCAGGGCGGTGGCCACGGTTACTGCGTCTACCTTCCGCATCAGACTGCGGAGCCTTTCTTCGTTCCAGAAGATATCGGAGAAATCAGATAATTCGCACCCGATATCATGGTTGGGGATGCACAGGTAATTCCCATATTTATGCCGCCCGGCAAGGATGTGGAAGTAAGTCCCTCTCCCGCTGATTTCTGCTTCGTACTGGCCGGGAAGTTTCCGCAGCAGCGTAAGTTTTCCAGTCCAGCATTCTTTCCGTGAACCGTGCCTGAGAATACAGGTGTATTCCATAAACAGTACCCCTCCTTCCTTAGCCGAGGTTCTGGCTGCTGACGGAAGCCAGGATGACCTCTGTATCAATGACCTTCTTTTCCATCTGTGCCCCAAGTGTCAGCGCGTTGGTCATCAGGTTATCAACAAGCCTGGGACTGCCCTGGGAGTGGCTGTGGACAGCACACAGGGCTGCATGGTCAATAATGGAGGAAGCTCCGCCAGCACAGGCGATCTTGTGGAGGACATACTGCCCGACTTCCGAATCGGAGAGCCCGGAGAAGTTATAGTGGACGGTAACACGCTGCCGCAGTGCCTCATGGACGGGCTTTTTGAGCGTATTGTTCAGATGGGGCTCCCCACAGAGTATGAGAGTAAAGCAGTTGAGGGAATCATAGCCGTAATTCATGAGCATCTTGATATCCTCCAGAATGCCGGTAGAGAGATACTGTGCCTCATCGATGGCAAGGAGGAGGGGCTGCTTCTTTTCACGGTAGAGATAGAGGACCTGCTCCTGGATCGCCCGGAACATGCCGGGTTTGCCGCCTTTGGGTTCTATACCAAGCGTAGAACAGAACTGGCGGTAGAACTCCATGACACTGACGGTAGAGAGGCAGAGATACTCCATGTGGTAAAGATTCGGGTTCAGGCTTTTGGCAAAACAGCGCAGTGCGAAGGACTTGCCCATGCCGGGGCGTGCGGTGAACAGCCCGATGCCCCTGGTATCCTTGAGGTA of Roseburia hominis contains these proteins:
- a CDS encoding DUF6618 family protein, which encodes MEYTCILRHGSRKECWTGKLTLLRKLPGQYEAEISGRGTYFHILAGRHKYGNYLCIPNHDIGCELSDFSDIFWNEERLRSLMRKVDAVTVATALVYLPALADNI
- a CDS encoding AAA family ATPase, translated to MFRTYYGLAFNPFDKQMASEKDRFLSKDISEMLSRLDYLKDTRGIGLFTARPGMGKSFALRCFAKSLNPNLYHMEYLCLSTVSVMEFYRQFCSTLGIEPKGGKPGMFRAIQEQVLYLYREKKQPLLLAIDEAQYLSTGILEDIKMLMNYGYDSLNCFTLILCGEPHLNNTLKKPVHEALRQRVTVHYNFSGLSDSEVGQYVLHKIACAGGASSIIDHAALCAVHSHSQGSPRLVDNLMTNALTLGAQMEKKVIDTEVILASVSSQNLG